A single Ignavibacteriales bacterium DNA region contains:
- a CDS encoding 6,7-dimethyl-8-ribityllumazine synthase, which produces MNLIEGKLSAEGLRIAIVASRFNEFITSRLSSGAYDCLIRHGCDDEDITKVWVPGSYEIPLVAEKLAASKKYDAVICLGAVIRGATPHFDYVAAEVSKGVAAVSMNHKLPVIFGVLTTDTIEQAIERAGTKSGNKGWDAALSAIEMANLFKQL; this is translated from the coding sequence ATGAATCTCATAGAAGGTAAATTATCAGCAGAAGGACTCAGGATTGCCATTGTAGCAAGCCGTTTTAATGAATTCATCACGTCACGCCTCTCATCAGGCGCGTATGACTGCCTTATAAGACATGGCTGCGATGATGAGGATATTACTAAAGTATGGGTGCCCGGTTCTTATGAAATTCCCCTTGTGGCTGAAAAATTAGCCGCATCGAAAAAATATGATGCTGTGATCTGCCTCGGTGCGGTAATCCGCGGAGCAACACCACACTTTGATTATGTTGCGGCAGAAGTATCAAAAGGAGTGGCTGCTGTTTCGATGAATCATAAGCTCCCTGTTATATTCGGCGTGCTGACTACCGATACCATCGAGCAGGCAATTGAACGCGCGGGTACCAAATCCGGCAACAAAGGATGGGATGCAGCTCTCTCCGCAATTGAAATGGCAAACCTGTTTAAACAACTGTAA
- a CDS encoding PHP domain-containing protein: MSGRVDFHLHTTASDGFYSPQEIIEKAARAGFQAISITDHDTLEGYKAALPFAKKMNIELIPGVELSSEYQGKEVHILAYFIDPENAEFQAALDFFTKERYYRAERIIKKLNGMGFDLSINEIADLYPGLPIGRPHIADLMIRKEYVKTFGEAFYQYLGNNSPAYEKKVYISPESAFRLIAAASGLSFIAHPGNMPEEVLKGLIDAGCDGVEVMHPSLNNSQIKFLHELTNNYFLLRSGGSDFHGGKKKDDENFGRFYMRYDEVRAMKSRLTNIVA, translated from the coding sequence ATGTCCGGCAGGGTTGATTTTCACTTACATACCACAGCATCAGACGGTTTTTACTCCCCGCAAGAGATTATAGAAAAAGCCGCCCGCGCCGGTTTTCAGGCAATCAGTATTACCGACCATGATACACTTGAGGGTTACAAGGCAGCCCTCCCTTTCGCGAAAAAAATGAACATTGAACTTATTCCGGGTGTTGAGCTCAGTTCCGAGTATCAGGGGAAAGAAGTTCATATCCTCGCTTATTTTATTGACCCGGAAAACGCTGAGTTTCAGGCAGCACTGGATTTTTTTACCAAGGAGCGGTACTACCGTGCCGAGAGGATTATAAAAAAACTAAACGGAATGGGCTTTGACCTCAGCATTAATGAAATAGCTGACCTCTACCCGGGACTCCCCATCGGAAGGCCGCATATTGCCGATCTGATGATAAGAAAGGAATATGTAAAAACGTTCGGAGAAGCATTCTATCAGTATCTCGGGAATAATTCACCCGCTTATGAGAAAAAGGTGTATATATCCCCCGAAAGCGCTTTCAGACTAATAGCCGCTGCTTCCGGACTTTCCTTTATAGCTCATCCCGGTAATATGCCGGAAGAGGTGCTTAAGGGGCTGATTGACGCCGGCTGTGACGGCGTTGAGGTGATGCATCCCTCGCTGAATAACTCGCAGATTAAATTTTTACATGAATTAACGAACAACTATTTTCTTCTCCGTTCCGGCGGTTCCGATTTCCACGGCGGAAAAAAGAAGGATGATGAAAATTTCGGACGGTTTTATATGCGGTACGATGAAGTGCGCGCCATGAAAAGCCGGTTAACTAATATTGTTGCATAA
- a CDS encoding Crp/Fnr family transcriptional regulator, with the protein MNQNENFLQYVPIFAELADEALEMISKLGKTRTFEKDEAILMENESGTALFVIISGKVKVFRVSEDGREVILSIMSETDFFGEMAILDGLNRSANVTALERSEIFIIQRKDFLDLLYAHPEVCISLLQELTKRLRSADMKIKSLSLKDAEGKVATVIIQLADDIGKIHKGVVEIEKLPYQHDLANMAGTSRETISRSLHSFAKRGLIKLEGSKLIISDYEKFKEMFQ; encoded by the coding sequence ATGAATCAGAATGAAAACTTTTTACAGTACGTTCCCATCTTCGCTGAACTGGCGGATGAAGCCCTGGAAATGATTTCCAAACTGGGCAAAACCCGTACCTTCGAAAAAGATGAAGCTATTCTCATGGAGAATGAGTCCGGGACTGCTCTTTTTGTTATCATTTCGGGCAAGGTAAAAGTCTTCCGGGTCAGTGAGGACGGAAGGGAGGTTATCCTTTCCATCATGTCAGAAACCGATTTCTTCGGGGAAATGGCCATTCTGGACGGACTCAACCGTTCTGCCAACGTGACCGCTCTTGAACGGTCAGAGATTTTTATCATTCAGCGCAAGGATTTTTTAGACCTTCTCTATGCACATCCGGAAGTCTGCATTTCCCTGCTTCAGGAACTTACCAAACGGCTCCGCTCCGCGGATATGAAGATAAAATCCCTCTCGCTTAAAGACGCGGAAGGAAAAGTTGCCACGGTAATTATTCAGCTTGCTGATGACATAGGTAAAATCCATAAGGGCGTTGTTGAAATAGAAAAACTCCCCTATCAGCATGACCTGGCAAATATGGCAGGCACTTCGCGCGAAACCATTTCACGCTCACTGCACTCTTTTGCCAAACGCGGACTCATCAAACTTGAAGGGAGCAAACTGATTATCAGTGACTATGAGAAGTTCAAAGAAATGTTCCAGTAA
- a CDS encoding T9SS type A sorting domain-containing protein: MKLVPVLVLALLFHAAFYAQQAWEWVNPAPNGKSVNDAIYTDSVMFAAGSQGLFMLSSDRGVTWALRDLNHTFNFNSLYFFDRMNGWLAGDGGVLFKTTDGGVSFIAVPSGVTDNIYCLRFRDMQNGAATGTDGLLLLTSDGGLTWNVSRINGSPSLRTITYLPDGTLIAAGENGTIVKSTDLGLQWQTVHTSAGSLITGIRSNGNFIYASGFPGRVYRSADKGETWTTYQTPASVLLKYILPASEDVLYSGGVNGLVVVSKNGGQSWEEKNISSRSSVQSAVLLENNEVFFFGENGLIFSSADTCATFTLRSSTITENLHSVRFTSRDTGWIVGARGLIMRTTDGGDTWVRQNSGTTQSINEIYSLDGIRAWVVGNYGTYKYTMNGGETWITGHLETYTSNDLYAIDIEKFFSRVGGQGGMVFESLNNFGYNPWYSISLRTVETLRTFGYSWRLSIFLAGDGGKLYRVYRSNKSTSFENISLPEVFDLRAMNFTDPKYGWIVGKYGVVFRTIDGGHFSQIALLNIPFLNSVQFIDRNLGYTAGSNGKVFKTYDGGLTWKELPTNINNTFTRVYFSDAQNGWVLGSYGAILKTKTGGETPVQNEEVYTAQPPEIFTLNVSFPNPFNSQTMITFTMQKRGFTELIIFDQLGRKIAELLDEELEPGSHSILFDAEKYGLASGIYFYSLTSSGKTAVRKMIYLK; encoded by the coding sequence ATGAAACTTGTTCCGGTGCTGGTTTTGGCGCTGCTGTTCCATGCCGCGTTTTATGCGCAGCAGGCCTGGGAGTGGGTAAATCCGGCCCCAAACGGTAAATCGGTTAACGATGCTATATATACCGATTCGGTTATGTTTGCCGCTGGCAGTCAGGGTCTTTTTATGCTCAGTTCAGACAGGGGGGTTACCTGGGCTCTCCGCGATCTGAATCATACCTTCAATTTTAACTCATTGTACTTTTTTGACCGGATGAACGGATGGCTTGCCGGTGACGGAGGAGTTCTGTTCAAAACCACGGACGGCGGGGTTTCATTCATCGCTGTGCCTTCCGGTGTGACGGACAATATATACTGCCTGCGTTTCCGCGATATGCAAAACGGCGCAGCAACGGGGACTGACGGTCTGCTGCTGCTGACCTCAGACGGTGGTTTAACCTGGAATGTTTCCAGAATAAACGGCAGTCCGTCCCTGAGAACCATTACTTACCTGCCGGATGGAACACTCATTGCCGCGGGTGAGAACGGCACTATAGTAAAATCTACTGACTTGGGGCTGCAGTGGCAAACGGTACACACCTCAGCCGGTTCGCTTATTACCGGTATCCGTTCTAATGGAAACTTTATATATGCCTCCGGATTTCCGGGAAGGGTGTACCGCTCGGCAGATAAAGGAGAAACCTGGACAACGTATCAGACCCCGGCATCCGTTCTGCTGAAATATATACTTCCGGCATCTGAGGATGTGCTTTACAGCGGAGGAGTGAATGGTCTGGTGGTGGTATCTAAAAACGGCGGTCAGAGCTGGGAAGAAAAAAACATAAGCAGCCGCAGCTCTGTGCAGTCCGCGGTTCTTCTTGAAAATAATGAAGTATTCTTCTTCGGAGAAAACGGATTGATATTTTCTTCAGCCGATACCTGCGCGACTTTTACATTACGTTCATCTACCATAACAGAGAATCTGCATTCTGTCAGGTTCACCAGCCGTGATACCGGCTGGATTGTGGGTGCCCGCGGTTTGATCATGCGCACAACGGATGGGGGAGATACATGGGTCAGGCAGAACTCAGGTACCACACAAAGTATCAATGAAATATACTCTCTGGATGGAATAAGAGCGTGGGTAGTGGGTAATTACGGAACGTATAAATATACAATGAACGGCGGAGAAACCTGGATTACCGGTCACCTTGAAACGTATACTTCGAATGACCTTTACGCAATTGATATTGAAAAGTTCTTCAGCAGAGTCGGCGGACAGGGGGGAATGGTTTTTGAATCACTTAATAACTTTGGATATAATCCATGGTATAGTATATCATTACGCACGGTTGAAACTCTGCGTACCTTTGGTTACTCCTGGCGGCTTTCAATTTTTCTGGCAGGTGACGGCGGAAAACTTTACAGGGTGTACCGTTCGAATAAATCAACCAGTTTTGAAAATATATCACTCCCGGAAGTGTTTGATTTGCGCGCAATGAACTTTACTGATCCGAAATATGGCTGGATTGTCGGTAAATATGGAGTTGTGTTCAGGACGATAGACGGAGGGCACTTTTCACAAATTGCGCTGCTGAATATCCCCTTTCTTAATTCGGTGCAGTTTATTGACCGCAATCTTGGATATACGGCCGGCAGTAACGGCAAGGTATTCAAAACGTATGACGGGGGACTGACCTGGAAGGAACTGCCAACCAATATCAACAACACATTCACGCGGGTCTATTTTAGTGATGCTCAAAACGGATGGGTGCTGGGCTCCTATGGTGCTATTCTTAAAACAAAGACCGGAGGTGAAACCCCTGTACAAAATGAAGAAGTATATACCGCGCAGCCGCCGGAGATTTTCACGCTCAATGTTAGCTTCCCCAACCCCTTTAATTCTCAAACGATGATTACGTTTACTATGCAAAAGCGGGGATTTACGGAACTTATTATATTTGATCAGCTCGGCAGGAAAATAGCAGAGCTTCTTGATGAAGAACTGGAACCGGGCAGCCATTCAATCCTGTTTGATGCAGAAAAGTATGGTCTTGCTTCAGGAATATATTTCTATTCACTTACCTCTTCAGGAAAAACGGCAGTGCGAAAAATGATATACCTGAAATAA
- a CDS encoding T9SS type A sorting domain-containing protein: MMRLSAVQLLVILLQCGITAQPAWEWVNPAPNGKSVNDAVYTDSVMLAAGTEGLFMLSSDRGATWLLRDIENIYNLNSLHFFDRGNGWVAGDGGALFKTTDGGQSFSAVLSGTQDDIYCIRFRDTQNGAAVGADGLLLLTNDGGANWSLSRVTGSPSLRSLTFLSNGDLLAAGENGLILKSTNLGQQWKTVNSSPGSVISDIRTSGSSIYAAGFQGKVYRSDDAGETWQNLQTPSATMLKYIRPVSASVIYAGGLNGLVMVSRDAGLNWTETSVNSRSAVQSAVALENEEVFFFGERGLVFSTTDTAATFTMRSSTITENLNSVKFTSPDTGWIVGDRGLILRTTDGGLNWSRQDAGTVQNINEIFSLDGINAWIIGNYGLYKYTKDGGATWTTGHLSTLTTNNLYAIHIEKFFSRIGGQGGVMFESLNNYGYNPWVNISFGVVQTLRTFGFSTSQTGFLAGDGGKLFRVYRYWQRTIFEDISLPAVFDLRSIYFSDLKYGWIVGKFGVVFKTVDGGHFSQVALLNIPYLNSVQFIDRNVGYTAGSNGKVFKTFDGGTTWKTLPTNVNNSFTRVYFRDANDGWVLGSYGAILRTRTGGEPSTGIEQEEITTDPESFVLNSNYPNPFNSSTMLSFSLPTSGHAQLVVYNQLGRQVAELASGEFEAGHHSVLFDAGIYNLTSGIYFYSLRFNGRTSTRKMIYLK; this comes from the coding sequence ATGATGAGATTATCAGCTGTTCAGTTGTTAGTAATTCTGCTGCAGTGCGGCATAACGGCACAGCCGGCCTGGGAGTGGGTGAATCCCGCACCAAACGGAAAATCCGTGAACGATGCCGTATATACGGATAGCGTAATGCTTGCGGCAGGAACCGAGGGTCTTTTTATGCTGAGCTCAGACCGGGGCGCAACCTGGCTGCTTCGTGATATTGAGAATATATATAACCTTAACTCCCTTCATTTTTTTGACCGCGGCAACGGCTGGGTTGCCGGAGACGGCGGGGCGCTCTTCAAAACCACAGATGGCGGACAATCCTTCAGTGCGGTTTTATCAGGCACGCAGGATGATATTTATTGCATCAGATTCAGAGATACGCAGAATGGCGCGGCAGTCGGTGCCGATGGCCTGCTTCTTCTTACCAATGACGGGGGAGCAAACTGGTCACTCAGCCGTGTGACCGGCAGCCCTTCGTTAAGAAGTCTGACTTTTCTTTCGAACGGAGATCTGCTTGCCGCGGGGGAAAACGGCCTGATACTGAAATCAACCAACCTGGGGCAGCAATGGAAAACCGTGAACAGCAGTCCCGGCTCTGTAATTTCAGATATACGCACCTCCGGCAGCAGTATATATGCAGCCGGATTTCAGGGAAAGGTGTACCGCTCTGATGACGCCGGTGAAACATGGCAGAATCTGCAGACTCCATCAGCCACAATGCTAAAATATATAAGGCCGGTTTCAGCTTCCGTTATATATGCAGGAGGGCTTAACGGTCTTGTGATGGTTTCCAGGGATGCCGGGCTGAACTGGACTGAGACTTCTGTAAACAGCCGCAGTGCGGTTCAGTCTGCTGTGGCGCTTGAAAATGAAGAGGTTTTCTTTTTTGGCGAACGCGGTCTTGTTTTTTCAACTACGGATACAGCAGCTACGTTTACCATGCGATCATCAACTATTACAGAAAATCTGAACTCCGTAAAATTCACCAGTCCTGATACCGGCTGGATTGTTGGTGACCGCGGGCTTATCCTCAGAACTACTGACGGCGGTCTAAACTGGAGCAGGCAGGATGCAGGCACCGTGCAGAATATCAATGAGATTTTTTCATTAGACGGCATTAATGCATGGATTATCGGAAATTACGGTCTCTATAAATACACAAAGGATGGCGGAGCTACCTGGACAACCGGGCATCTTTCCACGCTTACCACCAATAATCTGTATGCAATTCATATAGAAAAGTTTTTCAGCAGAATCGGCGGTCAGGGGGGAGTAATGTTTGAGTCACTGAACAATTACGGATATAACCCGTGGGTGAATATTTCATTTGGTGTGGTGCAAACGCTTCGCACGTTTGGTTTTTCTACCTCGCAGACCGGTTTTCTTGCCGGTGACGGAGGCAAACTTTTCAGAGTGTACCGCTACTGGCAAAGAACGATATTTGAGGATATATCACTGCCGGCGGTATTTGACTTACGCAGTATTTATTTTTCTGACCTTAAATACGGATGGATAGTCGGCAAATTCGGCGTGGTATTCAAGACTGTGGATGGCGGGCATTTTTCGCAGGTTGCTTTGCTGAATATACCCTACCTTAATTCAGTTCAGTTTATTGACAGAAATGTGGGATACACAGCCGGAAGCAACGGAAAAGTATTTAAGACATTTGACGGAGGCACTACCTGGAAAACTCTGCCGACCAACGTGAATAACTCTTTTACCCGTGTATATTTCAGAGATGCCAATGATGGCTGGGTGCTGGGCTCCTATGGCGCCATCCTCAGAACAAGAACCGGAGGAGAACCTTCAACAGGAATTGAGCAGGAAGAAATTACAACTGACCCGGAATCGTTTGTACTGAACAGCAATTATCCCAATCCTTTTAATTCTTCTACTATGCTGAGTTTCTCACTTCCGACGAGCGGTCATGCGCAGCTTGTTGTGTATAATCAGCTTGGCCGGCAGGTTGCGGAGCTTGCTTCCGGAGAATTTGAAGCAGGGCATCACTCGGTGCTGTTTGATGCAGGTATATATAATCTCACCTCGGGAATTTATTTTTACTCCCTCAGATTTAACGGAAGAACTTCAACCAGGAAGATGATATACCTGAAATAA
- a CDS encoding exo-alpha-sialidase has translation MKNVILIIICGMIIIQAQIVDLQLSNAQHETAVESSIGINQYNGDIACAYKVHNSSNGAVDVNVDIIRNNQVIFNHRILNATDPVIDYDGNGNVILCYLHRGTYDIYIMQSTNNGETFLTPVLAFDAQNGWEADKQMMYIDKNPNSSYYNTIYIAFTFLKADQPSEINIVRSTNGGESFTGALRVSQQSPLGYFVSGVSLASDLDGSVYLFWYRELPISENDHTPSKEFNLYFTKSTNGGSSFSAETVIEDEFIRPGVEVNNYYLIKEFHNQSGFRNAPFPYAVFDPYDESIYVVMNAWGENVPQFQSNNYEGTENANNIVILRSTDGGGTWSEKDHNFACDVYMPAIMIDGEGNIYLTSYDSNILSYDNYENMTALLRSTDHGNTFTKFNYGSNFVFNAFVVYIGDYFGSCYYNGKIYSAYTRQLNGKPLCRKFLPELAPLPQAVT, from the coding sequence ATGAAAAATGTGATTCTTATCATAATTTGTGGGATGATAATAATTCAGGCGCAAATAGTTGATCTTCAGTTAAGTAATGCACAGCACGAAACAGCTGTTGAAAGTTCTATAGGTATTAATCAATACAACGGGGATATTGCCTGCGCATATAAAGTCCATAACAGTAGTAACGGTGCAGTTGATGTGAATGTAGATATTATCCGGAATAATCAGGTTATATTTAATCATAGAATACTTAATGCAACCGACCCAGTGATTGATTATGATGGTAACGGTAACGTAATTCTTTGTTATTTGCATCGAGGTACATACGACATATATATCATGCAATCAACAAACAACGGTGAAACCTTTCTTACGCCGGTGCTGGCGTTTGATGCTCAAAACGGCTGGGAAGCCGATAAACAAATGATGTATATAGATAAAAACCCAAATAGCAGTTATTACAACACAATATATATTGCCTTTACATTCCTAAAAGCTGATCAACCTTCTGAAATAAATATTGTGCGCAGTACAAATGGAGGGGAAAGTTTTACAGGGGCATTGCGAGTATCTCAGCAATCTCCACTCGGCTATTTTGTATCTGGGGTGTCACTTGCCAGTGATCTGGATGGCAGTGTCTATCTTTTTTGGTACAGGGAACTTCCAATTTCCGAAAATGATCACACACCATCCAAGGAGTTTAATTTATATTTTACCAAGAGTACAAATGGGGGCAGTTCGTTCAGTGCCGAAACGGTTATAGAGGATGAGTTTATCCGACCTGGGGTCGAGGTGAATAATTATTATCTTATTAAGGAATTTCATAATCAAAGCGGATTCAGGAACGCACCGTTTCCATATGCAGTTTTTGACCCATATGATGAAAGTATTTATGTGGTGATGAATGCCTGGGGTGAAAATGTACCACAATTCCAAAGTAATAACTATGAAGGAACGGAAAATGCAAACAACATCGTGATATTGAGAAGTACGGACGGAGGCGGGACATGGAGTGAAAAGGACCACAACTTTGCTTGTGATGTTTATATGCCTGCCATTATGATTGACGGCGAAGGAAATATTTATTTGACAAGCTATGACAGTAATATCCTTTCATACGATAATTACGAGAACATGACCGCGTTACTCAGATCAACTGACCATGGAAATACCTTTACAAAATTTAATTACGGATCGAATTTTGTTTTTAATGCTTTTGTAGTTTATATAGGAGATTATTTTGGTAGTTGTTACTACAATGGAAAGATATACAGTGCATATACAAGACAATTGAACGGAAAACCCCTTTGCCGAAAGTTCCTGCCAGAATTAGCCCCTCTTCCGCAAGCAGTGACATAA
- a CDS encoding T9SS type A sorting domain-containing protein, producing the protein MKHLIIFMLLIQAAVFTQELHITKIIPPDRKMNTNFGEAIGYENGLLVVGCPYDNKYGTQSGSVYLYEIDNISVNYKRKFFTWNIQQKDMLGRFINFEKGKLFFRVAGDPFAWFPSGDVHYFDVLDNQLDYQHIIRCPFPFNNEWFGKTIHNLKDRYIVSAEGSRDTSSSYYSVTGSFYIYSFNQDSLQLPQRYMGEARGELQTGLGSGFVSNDSLLFVAASGESDEQYRFRGCVYVYNILHDTLIFREKVCSPMEQSGQRFGRSMALSGNRLFIAAPQGDFAYDQGRVYVYDISGDSLKLTHTITAPNSSNINFFGLHLAALGDTLLVGAPQDSSFGWNRGGIYLFQFDESNNYRLERRISLPDSADVLQFPSSVILTKDFILAGASYDDQMRGAVYMFSMDKPVGVEETSPQKMNWELGDNYPNPFNNQTKIRYQTVLPGRVRLLIYDILGRELKVLKDEYHQAGIYEMEFTGDDMPSGIYFYTLETSGTRIVKKMVLMK; encoded by the coding sequence ATGAAACACTTAATAATTTTTATGCTATTGATTCAGGCGGCAGTTTTCACTCAGGAATTGCACATCACCAAAATAATTCCGCCTGACAGAAAAATGAACACTAATTTTGGCGAAGCAATCGGATACGAGAATGGTTTATTAGTGGTCGGTTGTCCGTATGATAATAAATATGGGACACAATCCGGCTCTGTATATTTGTATGAAATAGATAACATTTCGGTTAACTATAAAAGAAAATTTTTTACATGGAATATTCAACAAAAAGATATGCTTGGCCGGTTTATTAATTTTGAAAAAGGGAAACTTTTTTTTCGGGTTGCCGGCGATCCATTTGCCTGGTTTCCTTCCGGCGATGTTCATTATTTTGATGTATTAGATAATCAGTTAGATTATCAACATATAATCAGATGTCCTTTTCCTTTTAACAATGAGTGGTTTGGCAAAACAATTCATAATTTAAAGGACAGGTATATTGTAAGTGCGGAAGGCAGCAGAGATACTTCATCATCTTATTATTCAGTTACGGGCTCCTTTTACATTTATTCATTTAATCAGGACTCATTGCAATTACCGCAAAGATATATGGGTGAAGCAAGAGGTGAATTGCAGACAGGATTAGGTTCAGGGTTTGTCTCAAATGATAGTTTACTGTTTGTAGCTGCCAGCGGTGAAAGTGATGAACAATATCGCTTTCGGGGTTGTGTATATGTTTACAACATACTTCATGACACACTGATTTTCAGAGAAAAAGTATGTTCGCCAATGGAGCAGAGCGGGCAGCGGTTTGGCCGGAGTATGGCACTCTCAGGAAACCGGTTGTTTATTGCAGCACCGCAGGGTGATTTTGCTTATGACCAGGGGCGGGTTTACGTTTATGATATTAGCGGTGACAGTCTTAAATTAACCCATACTATAACAGCGCCAAACAGCAGCAACATAAATTTCTTCGGGCTTCATTTGGCAGCACTTGGCGATACTCTTCTTGTGGGAGCTCCCCAGGATAGTTCCTTTGGCTGGAACCGAGGCGGAATCTATCTTTTTCAGTTTGACGAAAGCAATAACTACCGGCTTGAACGCAGAATTTCTTTACCGGACAGTGCGGATGTACTGCAGTTCCCTTCGTCGGTAATTCTTACCAAGGATTTCATACTTGCGGGGGCCTCATACGATGATCAGATGCGCGGGGCAGTATATATGTTCAGTATGGATAAACCGGTTGGCGTTGAAGAGACTTCCCCCCAAAAAATGAACTGGGAACTGGGTGATAATTACCCAAATCCGTTTAACAACCAGACCAAAATCCGGTATCAAACCGTCCTTCCGGGGAGGGTCAGACTGCTTATCTATGACATACTCGGGAGAGAACTGAAAGTACTGAAAGATGAATACCATCAAGCTGGCATATATGAAATGGAATTCACCGGTGATGATATGCCATCGGGTATATACTTTTATACCCTTGAAACCTCTGGTACAAGGATTGTAAAAAAGATGGTTCTCATGAAATAA
- a CDS encoding RNA methyltransferase, with amino-acid sequence MRKNPQSLPENTYSFGTIIRTADWFGVKCIFTTGNCADYLNPKVVRASMGSVFRSDIIRLETGDDIRSYLRNSGRKMICADMQGTPLNRLHLENEKVLLLLGNEANGPSDEVKSLAHETVVIPGYGKAESLNVASAAAVFLYALTNCEG; translated from the coding sequence ATACGTAAAAACCCGCAGTCGCTCCCCGAAAATACATACTCTTTTGGAACTATCATAAGAACCGCCGACTGGTTCGGCGTGAAATGTATATTTACAACCGGGAACTGCGCTGATTACCTGAATCCTAAAGTAGTGCGCGCTTCAATGGGTTCGGTGTTCCGGTCAGATATTATCCGGCTTGAAACCGGTGATGATATACGCTCGTACCTGAGAAACAGCGGACGAAAAATGATTTGTGCTGATATGCAGGGAACCCCGCTGAACCGGCTTCATCTTGAGAATGAAAAAGTGCTCCTTCTTCTGGGTAATGAAGCGAACGGCCCTTCAGACGAAGTAAAATCCCTGGCACATGAAACAGTAGTTATTCCCGGTTACGGAAAAGCAGAATCACTTAATGTGGCTTCAGCCGCGGCAGTGTTTTTGTATGCACTAACGAATTGTGAAGGGTGA
- a CDS encoding RNA methyltransferase: MISKAEIKELARLHQKKFRDQENKILVEGEKMIAEALSSGWECELILHSNDFSFSGNYDDIYRPVQSLINTVSVKELKRLSDTVTPQHIIAVFRVPPVKKSKEDGRVALLLDSVSDPGNFGTIIRTADWFGVKCIYTTGNCADYLNPKVVRASMGSVFRSVIIRLETSDDIRSYLRNSGRRMICADMHGTPLNRLHSESEKVLLLLGNEANGPSDEVKSLAHETAVIPGYGKAESLNVASAAAVFLYALMTK; this comes from the coding sequence ATGATAAGCAAAGCGGAAATTAAGGAACTTGCGCGGCTGCATCAGAAAAAATTCCGCGATCAGGAGAACAAAATCCTGGTCGAGGGGGAAAAAATGATTGCCGAAGCGCTCTCCTCCGGCTGGGAGTGTGAACTGATACTGCACAGCAATGACTTTTCCTTCAGCGGGAACTATGATGATATATACCGGCCGGTGCAGTCCTTAATAAACACTGTTTCCGTAAAAGAACTTAAACGGCTTTCTGATACCGTTACCCCCCAGCATATCATAGCGGTTTTCAGAGTACCACCGGTGAAGAAAAGCAAAGAAGATGGGCGTGTTGCACTTCTGCTTGATTCGGTCTCCGACCCGGGTAATTTTGGCACTATCATAAGAACCGCCGACTGGTTCGGCGTGAAATGTATATATACAACCGGGAACTGCGCTGATTACCTGAATCCAAAAGTAGTACGCGCCTCAATGGGTTCGGTGTTCCGGTCAGTTATTATCCGGCTTGAAACCAGTGATGATATACGCTCGTACCTGAGAAACAGCGGGAGGAGAATGATTTGTGCTGATATGCACGGAACTCCGCTGAACCGGCTGCATTCTGAGAGTGAAAAAGTACTCCTTCTCCTTGGCAATGAAGCGAATGGTCCCTCAGACGAAGTAAAATCCCTGGCACATGAAACAGCAGTCATCCCCGGTTACGGAAAAGCAGAATCCCTTAATGTGGCTTCCGCCGCGGCAGTGTTTTTGTATGCACTAATGACAAAATAA
- a CDS encoding DUF971 domain-containing protein, with product MNPTKIYIKEGRINFDFPEGPSRSISIKYLRDECPCAGCKGETILLRTYRPAAKGPETPEMYKITGIQPVGSYALQISYKDGHTTGLYTWEYLKTLWESEETGAKQNYDTLL from the coding sequence ATGAATCCGACAAAAATTTACATAAAAGAGGGGAGAATCAATTTTGATTTTCCTGAAGGTCCCTCCCGGTCAATTTCAATTAAATACCTCAGGGATGAGTGCCCCTGCGCCGGATGCAAAGGGGAAACCATACTTCTCCGCACCTACCGTCCGGCGGCAAAAGGTCCGGAAACCCCTGAGATGTACAAAATTACAGGTATCCAGCCGGTCGGCAGTTACGCATTGCAGATTTCGTATAAGGACGGGCACACCACCGGGCTTTATACCTGGGAGTACTTAAAGACGCTCTGGGAAAGTGAAGAGACCGGCGCGAAACAGAATTACGATACACTCTTATGA